A window from Citrus sinensis cultivar Valencia sweet orange chromosome 5, DVS_A1.0, whole genome shotgun sequence encodes these proteins:
- the LOC102619964 gene encoding transcription initiation factor TFIID subunit 4b isoform X1, translated as MDPSIMKLLEEDEDESMHSGADVDAFQAALNRDIGGDVSTSQPSDSESALVQGNDSSNTLSQPMAQWQNASQDENTNFHSQQGPESARLQEQHLQQMELKQHGSVAENQQQQQNESSVSEEDNRNPLQQKQSQDDRQQGQAEEKTLSQISQTTGIQISEKNPVAMHVPERTQNQVGGPQYPKMQKMSNQQAVGAEQPGNPMNRGKQVPFALLLPALVPHLDKDRAMQLHTLYGKLKKNEIVKDVFVRHMRDIVGDQMLRLAVNKMQSQMGSHQFPSQSQASARQQQLRMPSASAAASQFSDTHSFAQVNQKSNSPTDPIHGPASSAHVQVGSSYPIKENSAQKSRELEHQSASHGIHGSQISSSTPSTVNQERERSSVVQGLNKQQQQHLHFPQTSFSMYGSGSNSYHPYSGTNVNNPGSSLKPQPHDSAMRQITHHQSMGSTPLGGASQPMNVMNVPKFEKQNNMNDPGKVQGGSISQFTSNSTLQQSSVPWQASANKEQSSGSLPSMAYVKPEPIDQGTDQPYKLHSSTPQGFSVAQVEPGSTVPGTLKDEASEKQSPRMGFSASTSIVPSNSVSPSTTTLLDSNALSSRMPAVTSPAGVNARTPPKKPSVSQKKPVEPPGSSPPMPSKKQKVSGAFSDQSIEQLNDVTAVSGVNLREEEEQLFSGTKEDSRVSEASRRVVQEEEERLILQKNPLQKKLAEIMVKCGLKNMSNDVERCLSLCVEERMRGLLCNLIRLSKQRVDAEKIRHRTVITSDIRQQIMLMNRKAKEEWEKKQAEAEKLRKVNEPDGDSGIDGEKEKDDGRIKSVKFLQVNKEEDDKMRTTAANVAARAAVGGDDMFSKWQLMAEQARQKREGGTDMASGSQAGKDTNRRPLTSGRNTKDNQDAEKRGQTTPSASGSGRKFGKTQATVSQTKVARAITVKDVIAVLEREPQMSKSTLIYRLYEKVSSDASAE; from the exons ATGGACCCTTCCATAATGAAGCTCCTCGAAGAAGACGAG GACGAGTCTATGCATTCCGGTGCTGACGTGGATGCCTTTCAGGCTGCTTTAAATCGGGATATAGGCGGCGATGTGTCCACTTCTCAGCCATCTGATTCGGAGTCCG CATTGGTTCAAGGAAACGACAGCAGTAATACCTTGAGTCAGCCAATGGCTCAGTGGCAAAATGCTAGTCAGGATGAAAACACAAACTTTCATAGTCAACAAGGTCCAGAAAGTGCACGGCTGCAAGAGCAACATTTGCAACAGATGGAGCTAAAGCAACATGGATCTGTCGCTGAGAATCAGCAGCAACAGCAGAATGAGAGTTCAGTCTCTGAGGAAGACAATCGCAATCCTTTGCAACAGAAACAATCCCAAGATGATCGCCAGCAAGGGCAGGCCGAAGAAAAAACACTTAGCCAGATTTCTCAAACCACTGGAATCCAGATTTCTGAAAAGAATCCTGTTGCAATGCATGTGCCAGAGAGAACACAAAATCAAGTTGGTGGACCTCAATATCCAAAAATGCAAAAGATGAGTAATCAACAGGCAGTAGGTGCAGAGCAGCCTGGTAACCCTATGAATCGTGGTAAACAAGTACCATTTGCCTTGTTGCTTCCTGCCTTGGTACCACATCTAGATAAGGATAGAGCCATGCAGCTCCACACACTATATGGTAAACTGAAG AAAAACGAAATTGTTAAAGATGTCTTTGTCCGACACATGAGGGATATTGTTGGTGACCAGATGCTTAGATTGGCAGTCAATAAAATGCAATCACAG ATGGGTTCCCATCAGTTCCCCTCACAGTCCCAAGCCTCAGCACGGCAACAACAGTTAAGGATGCCATCTGCTAGTGCTGCTGCCTCGCAGTTTAGTGATACCCACTCATTTGCACAGGTTAATCAGAAGAGCAACTCCCCAACAGATCCAATTCATGGTCCTGCTTCATCAGCCCATGTGCAGGTTGGTTCAAGCTATCCAATTAAAGAAAACAGTGCTCAAAAATCTCGAGAGCTGGAGCACCAATCAGCTTCTCATGGAATACATGGTAGCCAAATATCTTCTTCCACTCCGAGCACTGTCAATCAAGAAAGAGAGCGCTCTTCGGTTGTACAAGGACTGAACAAGCAGCAACAACAGCATTTGCACTTTCCACAAACTTCCTTTTCCATGTATGGCAGTGGCAGCAATAGTTATCATCCGTACTCTGGGACAAATGTGAATAATCCAGGATCATCTCTGAAACCACAACCTCATGATTCAGCAATGAGGCAAATTACGCATCATCAAAGTATGGGATCAACACCTTTAGGAGGGGCGAGCCAACCCATGAATGTAATGAATGTGCCAAAGTTTGAGAAGCAAAATAATATGAATGATCCAGGAAAAGTGCAGGGTGGTTCAATTTCTCAGTTTACAAGCAATTCAACATTGCAACAGAGTTCTGTTCCTTGGCAAGCTTCTGCAAATAAAGAGCAGAGTTCTGGATCTTTGCCATCAATGGCATATGTAAAGCCAGAACCAATTGATCAGGGAACTGATCAACCGTACAAATTGCATTCCTCTACCCCACAAGGATTTTCTGTTGCACAGGTTGAACCAGGCAGTACAGTACCAGGAACTTTGAAGGATGAAGCTTCTGAGAAGCAGTCTCCTAGAATGGGTTTTTCTGCATCTACTAGTATTGTGCCCTCAAATTCAGTTTCTCCTTCGACAACAACACTGCTGGATTCTAATGCA TTAAGCTCTCGGATGCCTGCTGTGACATCTCCAGCTGGGGTTAATGCAAGGACACCTCCAAAAAAGCCGTCTGTTAGTCAGAAGAAACCAGTTGAACCTCCTGGTTCCTCGCCACCCATGCCAAg TAAGAAGCAAAAAGTATCTGGGGCCTTTTCAGATCAAAGTATTGAACAACTTAATGATGTTACTGCTGTCAGTGGAGTTAATCTCAGG gaagaagaagaacaactgTTTTCTGGGACCAAGGAGGACAGTCGAGTATCAGAAGCATCTCGAAGGGTTgtgcaagaagaagaagaaaggctTATTTTACAGAAAAATCCCTTGCAGAAAAAATTGGCTGAGATCA TGGTGAAATGTGGCTTGAAGAATATGAGCAATGATGTGGAGAGATGCTTGTCCTTG TGTGTCGAGGAGAGGATGCGAGGACTCTTATGTAATCTAATCAGATTGTCAAAGCAG CGGGTTGATGCAGAGAAAATTAGACATCGGACCGTTATTACCTCAGATATTCGGCAACAAATTATGCTTATGAACCGGAAAGCTAAAGAAGAATGGGAGAAGAAGCAGGCTGAGGCTGAAAAACTCCGAAAAGTTAATGAA CCTGATGGTGATAGTGGAATTGATGGTGAGAAGGAGAAAGATGATGGTCGTATAAAATCAGTGAAG TTTTTGCAGGTAAACAAAGAGGAGGATGACAAAATGAGAACGACAGCTGCAAATGTTGCTGCTCGCGCTGCTGTTGGGGGAGATGACATGTTTTCGAAATGGCAACTTATGGCTGAGCAAGCCCGGCAGAAACGTGAGGGAGGAACGGATATGGCATCTGGTTCTCAGGCAGGAAAAGACACCAACCGCAGACCTCTAACATCTGGACGGAATACAAAGGATAATCAAGATGCGGAGAAAAGAGGCCAAACCACTCCTAGTGCTTCTG GTTCTGGTAGAAAATTTGGAAAGACCCAAGCTACGGTGTCTCAAACCAAGGTGGCTCGTGCTATTACTGTTAAGGATGTGATTGCCGTCCTAGAAAGGGAACCCCAGATGTCCAAGTCAACTTTGATTTACCGCTTGTATGAGAAAGTCAGTTCCGATGCTTCAGCTGAATAA
- the LOC102619964 gene encoding transcription initiation factor TFIID subunit 4b isoform X2: protein MDPSIMKLLEEDEDESMHSGADVDAFQAALNRDIGGDVSTSQPSDSESALVQGNDSSNTLSQPMAQWQNASQDENTNFHSQQGPESARLQEQHLQQMELKQHGSVAENQQQQQNESSVSEEDNRNPLQQKQSQDDRQQGQAEEKTLSQISQTTGIQISEKNPVAMHVPERTQNQVGGPQYPKMQKMSNQQAVGAEQPGNPMNRGKQVPFALLLPALVPHLDKDRAMQLHTLYGKLKKNEIVKDVFVRHMRDIVGDQMLRLAVNKMQSQMGSHQFPSQSQASARQQQLRMPSASAAASQFSDTHSFAQVNQKSNSPTDPIHGPASSAHVQVGSSYPIKENSAQKSRELEHQSASHGIHGSQISSSTPSTVNQERERSSVVQGLNKQQQQHLHFPQTSFSMYGSGSNSYHPYSGTNVNNPGSSLKPQPHDSAMRQITHHQSMGSTPLGGASQPMNVMNVPKFEKQNNMNDPGKVQGGSISQFTSNSTLQQSSVPWQASANKEQSSGSLPSMAYVKPEPIDQGTDQPYKLHSSTPQGFSVAQVEPGSTVPGTLKDEASEKQSPRMGFSASTSIVPSNSVSPSTTTLLDSNALSSRMPAVTSPAGVNARTPPKKPSVSQKKPVEPPGSSPPMPSKKQKVSGAFSDQSIEQLNDVTAVSGVNLREEEEQLFSGTKEDSRVSEASRRVVQEEEERLILQKNPLQKKLAEIMVKCGLKNMSNDVERCLSLCVEERMRGLLCNLIRLSKQRVDAEKIRHRTVITSDIRQQIMLMNRKAKEEWEKKQAEAEKLRKVNEPDGDSGIDGEKEKDDGRIKSVKVNKEEDDKMRTTAANVAARAAVGGDDMFSKWQLMAEQARQKREGGTDMASGSQAGKDTNRRPLTSGRNTKDNQDAEKRGQTTPSASGSGRKFGKTQATVSQTKVARAITVKDVIAVLEREPQMSKSTLIYRLYEKVSSDASAE, encoded by the exons ATGGACCCTTCCATAATGAAGCTCCTCGAAGAAGACGAG GACGAGTCTATGCATTCCGGTGCTGACGTGGATGCCTTTCAGGCTGCTTTAAATCGGGATATAGGCGGCGATGTGTCCACTTCTCAGCCATCTGATTCGGAGTCCG CATTGGTTCAAGGAAACGACAGCAGTAATACCTTGAGTCAGCCAATGGCTCAGTGGCAAAATGCTAGTCAGGATGAAAACACAAACTTTCATAGTCAACAAGGTCCAGAAAGTGCACGGCTGCAAGAGCAACATTTGCAACAGATGGAGCTAAAGCAACATGGATCTGTCGCTGAGAATCAGCAGCAACAGCAGAATGAGAGTTCAGTCTCTGAGGAAGACAATCGCAATCCTTTGCAACAGAAACAATCCCAAGATGATCGCCAGCAAGGGCAGGCCGAAGAAAAAACACTTAGCCAGATTTCTCAAACCACTGGAATCCAGATTTCTGAAAAGAATCCTGTTGCAATGCATGTGCCAGAGAGAACACAAAATCAAGTTGGTGGACCTCAATATCCAAAAATGCAAAAGATGAGTAATCAACAGGCAGTAGGTGCAGAGCAGCCTGGTAACCCTATGAATCGTGGTAAACAAGTACCATTTGCCTTGTTGCTTCCTGCCTTGGTACCACATCTAGATAAGGATAGAGCCATGCAGCTCCACACACTATATGGTAAACTGAAG AAAAACGAAATTGTTAAAGATGTCTTTGTCCGACACATGAGGGATATTGTTGGTGACCAGATGCTTAGATTGGCAGTCAATAAAATGCAATCACAG ATGGGTTCCCATCAGTTCCCCTCACAGTCCCAAGCCTCAGCACGGCAACAACAGTTAAGGATGCCATCTGCTAGTGCTGCTGCCTCGCAGTTTAGTGATACCCACTCATTTGCACAGGTTAATCAGAAGAGCAACTCCCCAACAGATCCAATTCATGGTCCTGCTTCATCAGCCCATGTGCAGGTTGGTTCAAGCTATCCAATTAAAGAAAACAGTGCTCAAAAATCTCGAGAGCTGGAGCACCAATCAGCTTCTCATGGAATACATGGTAGCCAAATATCTTCTTCCACTCCGAGCACTGTCAATCAAGAAAGAGAGCGCTCTTCGGTTGTACAAGGACTGAACAAGCAGCAACAACAGCATTTGCACTTTCCACAAACTTCCTTTTCCATGTATGGCAGTGGCAGCAATAGTTATCATCCGTACTCTGGGACAAATGTGAATAATCCAGGATCATCTCTGAAACCACAACCTCATGATTCAGCAATGAGGCAAATTACGCATCATCAAAGTATGGGATCAACACCTTTAGGAGGGGCGAGCCAACCCATGAATGTAATGAATGTGCCAAAGTTTGAGAAGCAAAATAATATGAATGATCCAGGAAAAGTGCAGGGTGGTTCAATTTCTCAGTTTACAAGCAATTCAACATTGCAACAGAGTTCTGTTCCTTGGCAAGCTTCTGCAAATAAAGAGCAGAGTTCTGGATCTTTGCCATCAATGGCATATGTAAAGCCAGAACCAATTGATCAGGGAACTGATCAACCGTACAAATTGCATTCCTCTACCCCACAAGGATTTTCTGTTGCACAGGTTGAACCAGGCAGTACAGTACCAGGAACTTTGAAGGATGAAGCTTCTGAGAAGCAGTCTCCTAGAATGGGTTTTTCTGCATCTACTAGTATTGTGCCCTCAAATTCAGTTTCTCCTTCGACAACAACACTGCTGGATTCTAATGCA TTAAGCTCTCGGATGCCTGCTGTGACATCTCCAGCTGGGGTTAATGCAAGGACACCTCCAAAAAAGCCGTCTGTTAGTCAGAAGAAACCAGTTGAACCTCCTGGTTCCTCGCCACCCATGCCAAg TAAGAAGCAAAAAGTATCTGGGGCCTTTTCAGATCAAAGTATTGAACAACTTAATGATGTTACTGCTGTCAGTGGAGTTAATCTCAGG gaagaagaagaacaactgTTTTCTGGGACCAAGGAGGACAGTCGAGTATCAGAAGCATCTCGAAGGGTTgtgcaagaagaagaagaaaggctTATTTTACAGAAAAATCCCTTGCAGAAAAAATTGGCTGAGATCA TGGTGAAATGTGGCTTGAAGAATATGAGCAATGATGTGGAGAGATGCTTGTCCTTG TGTGTCGAGGAGAGGATGCGAGGACTCTTATGTAATCTAATCAGATTGTCAAAGCAG CGGGTTGATGCAGAGAAAATTAGACATCGGACCGTTATTACCTCAGATATTCGGCAACAAATTATGCTTATGAACCGGAAAGCTAAAGAAGAATGGGAGAAGAAGCAGGCTGAGGCTGAAAAACTCCGAAAAGTTAATGAA CCTGATGGTGATAGTGGAATTGATGGTGAGAAGGAGAAAGATGATGGTCGTATAAAATCAGTGAAG GTAAACAAAGAGGAGGATGACAAAATGAGAACGACAGCTGCAAATGTTGCTGCTCGCGCTGCTGTTGGGGGAGATGACATGTTTTCGAAATGGCAACTTATGGCTGAGCAAGCCCGGCAGAAACGTGAGGGAGGAACGGATATGGCATCTGGTTCTCAGGCAGGAAAAGACACCAACCGCAGACCTCTAACATCTGGACGGAATACAAAGGATAATCAAGATGCGGAGAAAAGAGGCCAAACCACTCCTAGTGCTTCTG GTTCTGGTAGAAAATTTGGAAAGACCCAAGCTACGGTGTCTCAAACCAAGGTGGCTCGTGCTATTACTGTTAAGGATGTGATTGCCGTCCTAGAAAGGGAACCCCAGATGTCCAAGTCAACTTTGATTTACCGCTTGTATGAGAAAGTCAGTTCCGATGCTTCAGCTGAATAA